The genomic interval AGAGGACACTAGACGGAAAATCCTCCTAGGGGCGTTGGTGATGGAGATGATGGATAGGAAGGAATTAGACAGGGACAAGATTATGAAGCGGTTAGAGGGGTTTTTAGTTAGGGATATTGATAGGAGGTTGTTTGATTTCTCTGTCGAAGAGACAGTCAATGAGCAGGCATCGACTTCTACAACTGAAGAGAAACCCCAAACCTTTGAGGTCATTATTGATGAAGTCCCAACCGAGCATAAAATAGCTATCCTTAAAGCGGTTCGCACCGTTACAGGATTCGAGCTTAAAGAGGCTAAAGAGCTAGTAGAATCAGCCCCTAAGTTGTTAATTAAGGTTGAGAACCAGTCATCAGCAGAAGGGATAAAAAAACAGTTGGAAAAAGCAGGAGCTAGGGTGAGTTTAAAGTCTATTAAGGCTTAGGTGGAAAAAACCGGGTTCTACTGTTGCTTTTATCCATAGGTTTACACTGCCATCCGGATAACTCTTCAAGGTATTTATCAGGGTCAAGGCTATAGAATAATGCGGCACTCTCCAGGTCAGGAGTTGAGTTAAAACCAAAGTGTTTCATTAGGTTGCTGCGGGTGATGCCCTGTTTTTGGTCTTCACTGGTGGGTTGCCATGTCTGCTTACCTCTAGGGGGTTTAACCGCTTCAAAACGCTTCAAGAGGTTATCTAGTCCAAACTGGGACAGACTGGCAAAGGCGATGTCAAACCGTCGCTTAAGGCTGTAAAGTTCCTGCCTGAGTTCGTTTAACTGCCCATTTGTTACTAGGATATTCTCTTGAGGAGTGCTTACAGATTCTTGTTTAAACTCTTCTATAACCTCGTCTAAATTATCAGCACTATCAAGGGTAAAATAGCCAATCCTACAATCGAGGGAGGTTTCGACAAAGTATTGATACTTATAGTGGTTATTCCAACGCTTTTGTAGGTTGTCGGCTTTTCCAATGTACAATAAACGCTTGTCTGGGGTAAAGACAAAGTAGATAGCAGGTAGAGGGGGTAGTTTTTGACGTTCTGTAACTTTTACATTGGGAACTGAACCGAGGATTAGATCAACTAGCACATCAGTTCTGTTCTGATGAGTGGCTTTAGCTTGACCGTCAATGCTATCAATTACATCGGACGGGCAACGGAATGTAATAGCCGTAGTCTTTGAGCTTTCGGGCATGACTTACATATTGTGACAATAGTGTATGCACTGTAATTATAACTAACATACAATCTTATAAAAAATTTTGAACAAATAAGCAATTAAAAGATAGTTACTCAAATTTATTATCATTATGTCATTAGCTGTATTAATATAATGTATGCAGCGTCATATAAAATAAATTACAAAAGAGTATTTGCTCCAAATGTTCACCCTTAGAATTAAATCCGAGTTATCTTAAGACCAAAAGAGACTAGGTTTAAATGACAATGCTGATTACAGTAAACACATTAACCGATAATTGTGTCATATTTTCTCAATAAGCAGACTTAAATGATTAGGAGTAAATTTCTGTGTGGGAAAAAGTGTCACACACTTTAAATTACAGTGTCATGCAAAATTTAACTACAATGTATGCTACCGTGTCATTAAAATCACCGTTTTGCATCTTAAGTAAATTACACTGTAAGAGCTAACCATAGTACAGTGTAAAGTTAAACGAATGACAAAAACCGCTTTTACTTGATAGTACAAAGGTTATAGCTGATTCTCTTGAAAAGCCAGAAGGAGATAGAGAGTAAAGTTTTAAGATTTCTTATAATAGGTTAAGCGCAAAAACAAGCGAGGGTAAAATAATATAGGGCGCTCGCCTCTCTGGCCCTGTTGTCCCCAACCCCATCTAGAGACGTTATACTCCTCTTCCTGCGCCTAGAATCCCCAACGAGAAAGGGTCTTAAAATGACGTTATATCCCATTAATGAT from Gloeothece citriformis PCC 7424 carries:
- a CDS encoding GIY-YIG nuclease family protein, with translation MPESSKTTAITFRCPSDVIDSIDGQAKATHQNRTDVLVDLILGSVPNVKVTERQKLPPLPAIYFVFTPDKRLLYIGKADNLQKRWNNHYKYQYFVETSLDCRIGYFTLDSADNLDEVIEEFKQESVSTPQENILVTNGQLNELRQELYSLKRRFDIAFASLSQFGLDNLLKRFEAVKPPRGKQTWQPTSEDQKQGITRSNLMKHFGFNSTPDLESAALFYSLDPDKYLEELSGWQCKPMDKSNSRTRFFPPKP
- a CDS encoding ribosomal protein L7/L12, giving the protein MNKRLEQLLKKKEQLNAQIQKIKTRESAEKKKEDTRRKILLGALVMEMMDRKELDRDKIMKRLEGFLVRDIDRRLFDFSVEETVNEQASTSTTEEKPQTFEVIIDEVPTEHKIAILKAVRTVTGFELKEAKELVESAPKLLIKVENQSSAEGIKKQLEKAGARVSLKSIKA